The Mycolicibacterium smegmatis genome has a window encoding:
- a CDS encoding leucyl aminopeptidase, whose amino-acid sequence MSNAPGYQAPTVTVSSSLPRRGVAEAVLVVGVVSNDSNNKRSDTDSAPKLLTPAPFFDATVVTAIESGLRALGATGGEGQTHRLVVDALPVGSVLAVGLGKDRDEWPADVIRRAAGNAARALDGKVATVITTLSASGPQALSAAVEGLILGAYRFSDFRSEKTAPKGPGLTAITVLAHDTKAPTKAEAQRGVDIATAVATARDFVNTPPSHLFPDEFAKRAKAFGESVGLKVEVLDDKALEKAGYGGIIGVGKGSSRPPRLVRLSHLGAKRKGKRVALVGKGITFDTGGISIKPAANMHHMTSDMGGAAAVIATVALAAVRQLPIDVIATVPMAENMPSATAQRPGDVLTQYGGITVEVLNTDAEGRLILADAIVRACEDNPDYLIETSTLTGAQTVALGARTPGVMGSDEFRDRVAKLSQDVGENGWPMPLPEELRDDLKSTVADLANVSGSRFAGMLVAGTYLREFVAEGVQWAHIDVAAPAYNTGGPWGYTPKGGTGVPARTMFAVLEDIAANG is encoded by the coding sequence GTGAGCAACGCACCCGGTTACCAGGCCCCCACCGTCACCGTCAGCTCGTCGTTGCCCCGCAGGGGCGTCGCCGAGGCAGTTCTGGTGGTCGGCGTCGTCAGCAACGACTCGAACAACAAGAGGTCGGACACCGATTCCGCGCCGAAGCTGCTGACACCCGCGCCCTTCTTCGACGCCACCGTCGTCACCGCGATCGAATCGGGCCTGCGGGCCCTCGGCGCGACCGGCGGCGAAGGGCAGACCCACCGGCTGGTCGTCGACGCATTGCCGGTCGGCAGTGTGCTCGCGGTGGGCCTCGGCAAGGATCGCGACGAGTGGCCCGCCGACGTGATCCGCCGCGCGGCGGGCAACGCGGCCCGCGCGCTCGACGGCAAGGTCGCCACGGTCATCACGACGTTGTCGGCGTCCGGCCCGCAGGCCCTCTCGGCCGCCGTCGAGGGTCTGATCCTCGGCGCCTACCGGTTCAGCGACTTCCGCAGCGAGAAGACCGCGCCCAAGGGGCCCGGGCTGACCGCGATCACCGTGCTGGCGCACGACACCAAGGCGCCGACCAAGGCCGAAGCGCAGCGCGGCGTCGACATCGCGACTGCGGTGGCCACTGCTCGTGACTTCGTCAACACCCCGCCCAGCCACCTGTTCCCCGATGAATTCGCCAAGCGCGCAAAGGCTTTCGGCGAGTCGGTCGGCCTCAAGGTCGAGGTTCTCGACGACAAGGCGCTGGAGAAGGCCGGGTACGGCGGCATCATCGGCGTCGGCAAGGGTTCGTCGCGACCGCCGCGCCTGGTGCGGCTGAGCCACCTCGGCGCCAAGCGCAAGGGCAAGCGCGTCGCGCTCGTGGGCAAGGGCATCACGTTCGACACCGGCGGCATCTCGATCAAGCCCGCAGCCAACATGCACCACATGACGTCCGACATGGGTGGTGCGGCCGCGGTCATCGCGACCGTGGCGCTCGCCGCGGTGCGCCAGTTGCCGATCGACGTGATCGCGACCGTGCCGATGGCCGAGAACATGCCGTCGGCGACCGCGCAGCGGCCCGGCGACGTGCTGACCCAGTACGGCGGTATCACCGTGGAGGTGCTCAACACCGACGCCGAGGGCCGGCTGATCCTGGCCGACGCGATCGTGCGGGCCTGCGAGGACAACCCCGACTACCTGATCGAGACCTCGACGCTGACCGGCGCGCAGACCGTGGCACTCGGCGCGCGCACCCCCGGTGTGATGGGCAGCGACGAGTTCCGCGACCGCGTCGCGAAGCTGTCGCAGGACGTCGGCGAGAACGGTTGGCCCATGCCGCTTCCCGAGGAACTGCGCGACGACCTCAAGTCCACGGTCGCCGACCTGGCCAACGTCAGCGGATCGCGTTTCGCCGGAATGCTGGTGGCGGGCACCTACCTTCGCGAGTTCGTCGCCGAGGGTGTGCAGTGGGCCCACATCGACGTCGCGGCGCCCGCGTACAACACCGGCGGGCCGTGGGGCTACACGCCCAAGGGCGGAACGGGTGTGCCTGCGCGCACGATGTTCGCCGTGCTGGAGGACATCGCGGCGAACGGCTAG
- a CDS encoding adenylate/guanylate cyclase domain-containing protein — protein sequence MVDFDALEAAGIADARRRAGLISYLDRLGFTAEEMVDAERRGRLFGLAGDRLQASGPAIHSLASAADELGLPVADVERAWAALGLTVAGVDVPALSGADVEGLRTWSEMRAVLGDEAATGLLRVIGSALARISEAESSMLRASSPDIMIDQTHDELATAQAYRTAAAYIPRIGALMDAAHRHHLMSTRTYFEHVIRAGSETVECGVGFADLSDFTALTQMLTTVELTDLLNEFSSAASDVVHAAGGRVVKFIGDAVMWVATTPHLLALAAVDLVEHPKARQAHVRVRAGLDFGAVLAINGDYFGNSVNLAARLVQAAEPGQVLVSAALREALGDWPATGPRELKLKGFDRPIPAFALTPRESG from the coding sequence GTGGTCGATTTCGATGCGCTCGAAGCCGCCGGGATCGCCGATGCCCGCAGGCGTGCCGGGCTCATCTCCTACCTCGACCGGCTGGGTTTCACGGCCGAGGAGATGGTCGACGCCGAGCGCCGCGGCCGGTTGTTCGGGCTGGCCGGTGACCGGCTGCAGGCCTCGGGGCCTGCGATCCACAGTCTTGCGAGCGCGGCCGACGAACTCGGGTTGCCCGTCGCCGACGTCGAACGCGCGTGGGCCGCACTGGGCCTCACGGTCGCCGGGGTCGACGTGCCCGCCCTGAGCGGGGCCGACGTGGAGGGCCTGCGGACCTGGTCGGAGATGCGCGCGGTGCTCGGCGACGAGGCCGCCACCGGGTTGTTGCGGGTCATCGGCTCGGCGCTGGCCCGCATCTCGGAGGCCGAGTCGTCGATGCTGCGCGCGAGCTCGCCAGACATCATGATCGACCAGACCCACGACGAGCTCGCCACCGCGCAGGCCTACCGCACCGCGGCGGCGTACATCCCGCGGATCGGGGCGTTGATGGACGCCGCGCACCGCCATCACCTGATGAGCACGCGGACCTACTTCGAGCATGTCATCCGCGCGGGTTCGGAGACTGTCGAGTGCGGTGTCGGCTTCGCCGACCTGTCGGACTTCACCGCGTTGACGCAGATGCTCACCACGGTCGAGTTGACCGATCTGCTCAACGAATTCAGTTCCGCGGCATCAGATGTCGTACACGCCGCGGGTGGCCGCGTGGTGAAGTTCATCGGCGACGCGGTGATGTGGGTGGCCACCACACCGCACCTTCTGGCCCTCGCGGCGGTCGACCTGGTGGAGCACCCCAAGGCCAGGCAGGCGCACGTGCGGGTGCGAGCGGGGCTCGATTTCGGTGCGGTACTCGCGATCAACGGCGACTACTTCGGCAACTCGGTGAACCTGGCCGCGCGGCTGGTGCAGGCCGCAGAGCCGGGACAGGTGCTGGTGTCGGCCGCCCTGCGCGAGGCGCTGGGAGACTGGCCGGCCACCGGACCGCGGGAGTTGAAGCTGAAGGGTTTCGATCGACCGATCCCCGCCTTCGCGCTCACTCCCAGGGAGTCTGGCTAG
- the lipB gene encoding lipoyl(octanoyl) transferase LipB, translated as MTSIRSASTPVEVRRLGTLDYTSAWQLQRETADARVAGGPDTLLLLEHPPVYTAGKRTEPHERPLDGTPVVDTDRGGKITWHGPGQLVGYPIIGLTEPLDVVNFVRRLEESLITVCAELGLHTERVEGRSGVWVPADDLRPARKIGAIGIRVSRATTLHGFALNCDCDLSAFSSIIPCGITDAGVTSLTAELGRRVTVDEVADRVAAAVCDALDGRLPVGHHETLNVG; from the coding sequence GTGACATCGATCCGTTCGGCCAGCACGCCGGTCGAGGTGCGCCGCCTCGGCACGCTCGACTACACCTCCGCGTGGCAGCTGCAACGCGAGACCGCCGACGCCAGGGTGGCGGGCGGCCCCGACACCCTGCTGCTGCTGGAGCATCCGCCGGTCTACACCGCGGGTAAACGCACCGAACCGCACGAGCGTCCGCTCGACGGGACGCCCGTGGTGGACACCGACCGCGGCGGCAAGATCACCTGGCATGGCCCCGGCCAGCTGGTCGGCTACCCCATCATCGGGCTCACCGAGCCGCTGGACGTCGTGAACTTCGTTCGGCGCCTTGAAGAATCACTCATCACGGTGTGCGCCGAGCTCGGGCTGCACACCGAACGCGTCGAGGGGCGCTCGGGCGTGTGGGTGCCTGCCGACGACCTGCGGCCCGCGCGCAAGATCGGCGCGATCGGCATCCGCGTCTCGCGCGCGACGACGCTGCACGGGTTCGCGCTCAACTGCGACTGCGACCTGTCGGCGTTCTCCTCGATCATCCCGTGCGGCATCACCGACGCCGGGGTGACGTCCTTGACCGCGGAACTCGGCCGCCGCGTCACCGTCGACGAGGTCGCCGACCGGGTCGCCGCCGCGGTGTGCGACGCACTCGACGGCCGTTTGCCGGTCGGCCACCACGAAACCCTGAACGTAGGATGA
- a CDS encoding TIGR01777 family oxidoreductase, translating to MADAVIAIAGSSGLIGSALTSALRADGHRVLRLVRRAPSNPDELFWNPDTGEFDATALHGVDVVVNLCGVNLGDKRWSGAFKQSLRDSRIGPTEVLSAAVADAGVPVLINASAVGFYGDTRDRITDESAPAGQGFLATLCQDWEAATAQAVAAGTRVVLLRTGLVLARSGGLIGRLKPLFSFGLGARLGNGRQYMPWISLEDHIRAVRFTMDNDTMSGPVNVTGPAPVTNAEFTSVLGRTLGRPTPLFVPAVALRTLLGEFADEGLLAGQRAIPAALENKGFEFHHKTVREALAHVTAPKEP from the coding sequence GTGGCCGACGCCGTCATCGCGATCGCGGGGTCCTCTGGCCTGATCGGTTCGGCGCTGACGTCGGCGCTGCGTGCCGACGGTCACCGCGTGCTGCGCCTCGTGCGCAGGGCCCCGTCCAACCCCGACGAGCTGTTCTGGAACCCCGACACAGGTGAGTTCGACGCCACCGCGCTGCACGGCGTGGACGTCGTGGTGAACCTGTGCGGGGTCAACCTGGGCGACAAACGCTGGTCGGGCGCGTTCAAGCAGAGCCTGCGGGACAGCCGCATCGGACCCACCGAGGTGCTGTCGGCCGCGGTGGCCGACGCCGGCGTGCCGGTGCTGATCAACGCCAGCGCCGTGGGTTTCTACGGCGACACGCGTGACCGGATCACCGACGAGTCGGCCCCTGCGGGCCAGGGCTTCCTGGCCACGCTGTGCCAGGACTGGGAGGCCGCCACCGCGCAGGCCGTCGCGGCGGGCACTCGCGTGGTGCTGCTGCGCACGGGTCTGGTGCTGGCGCGCTCGGGCGGCCTGATCGGCCGGCTCAAGCCGCTGTTCTCGTTCGGGCTCGGCGCACGTCTGGGCAACGGCCGCCAGTACATGCCGTGGATCAGCCTGGAGGACCACATCCGCGCCGTGCGGTTCACGATGGACAACGACACGATGTCCGGCCCGGTGAACGTCACCGGGCCGGCCCCGGTCACCAACGCCGAGTTCACCTCGGTACTTGGCCGCACACTGGGCCGCCCGACGCCGTTGTTCGTACCCGCGGTGGCGCTGCGCACGCTGCTGGGCGAGTTCGCCGACGAAGGCCTGCTCGCCGGGCAGCGGGCGATCCCGGCGGCCCTGGAGAACAAGGGATTCGAATTCCACCACAAGACAGTGCGTGAGGCGCTCGCCCACGTCACCGCACCCAAGGAGCCCTGA
- the gcvT gene encoding glycine cleavage system aminomethyltransferase GcvT, translating to MSDELLQGPLEDRHRELGASFAEFGGWLMPVSYAGTVTEHNATRSTVGLFDVSHLGKALVKGPGAAAYVNSALTNDLGKIGPGKAQYTLCCTESGGVIDDLIAYYVSDDEIFLVPNAANTATVVEELQRHAPDGLTITNEHRSYAVLAVQGPKSAEVLDKLGLPTDMDYMGYADAEFEGVFVRVCRTGYTGEHGYELLPAWDRAGVVFDALVAAMRAAGGEPAGLGARDTLRTEMGYPLHGHELSLDISPLQARCGWAVGWKKDAFWGRDALLAEKAQGPKRVLRGLKALGRGVLRADLAVLDGDTRVGVTTSGTFSPTLKVGIALALIDTEHDIADGARVTVDVRGRAVECEVVKPPFVTPSTR from the coding sequence GTGAGTGACGAGCTGCTGCAAGGACCGTTGGAAGACCGCCACCGCGAGCTGGGAGCCAGCTTCGCCGAATTCGGTGGCTGGCTGATGCCGGTCTCCTATGCGGGCACGGTCACCGAACACAACGCGACCCGCAGCACCGTGGGCCTGTTCGACGTCAGCCACCTCGGCAAGGCGCTGGTCAAGGGGCCCGGCGCGGCGGCCTACGTCAACTCCGCGCTGACCAACGACCTCGGCAAGATCGGGCCAGGCAAGGCGCAGTACACGTTGTGCTGCACCGAATCCGGCGGGGTGATCGACGACCTGATCGCCTACTACGTCTCCGACGACGAGATCTTCCTGGTGCCCAACGCCGCCAACACCGCCACCGTGGTCGAGGAACTGCAGCGCCATGCACCCGACGGGCTGACCATCACCAACGAGCACCGTTCGTACGCCGTGCTGGCGGTACAGGGCCCCAAGTCCGCCGAGGTGCTCGACAAGCTCGGCCTGCCCACCGACATGGACTACATGGGCTACGCCGACGCCGAGTTCGAAGGCGTGTTCGTGCGCGTGTGCCGCACCGGGTACACCGGTGAGCACGGCTACGAACTGCTGCCCGCGTGGGACCGTGCCGGGGTGGTGTTCGACGCGCTGGTCGCTGCCATGCGCGCCGCGGGTGGCGAACCCGCAGGTCTGGGCGCCCGCGACACGCTGCGCACCGAGATGGGTTACCCGCTGCACGGCCACGAACTCTCGCTGGACATCTCACCGCTGCAGGCGCGCTGCGGTTGGGCGGTCGGCTGGAAGAAGGACGCGTTCTGGGGGCGCGACGCGCTGCTCGCCGAGAAGGCGCAGGGCCCCAAGCGCGTGCTGCGCGGTCTCAAGGCGCTGGGCCGCGGTGTGCTGCGCGCCGACCTCGCGGTGCTCGACGGGGACACCCGCGTCGGCGTCACCACGTCGGGCACGTTCTCGCCGACGCTGAAGGTGGGCATCGCGCTGGCGCTGATCGACACCGAACACGACATCGCCGACGGTGCCCGCGTCACGGTCGACGTGCGCGGCCGGGCGGTCGAGTGCGAGGTCGTCAAACCGCCGTTCGTCACACCCAGCACGCGGTAG
- the sucB gene encoding 2-oxoglutarate dehydrogenase, E2 component, dihydrolipoamide succinyltransferase, translated as MAISVQMPALGESVTEGTVTRWLKQEGDTVELDEPLLEVSTDKVDTEIPSPAAGVLTKIVAQEDDTVEIGGELAVIGEAGEASAEAPSEDSAPAPEPEPEPEPQQTQPTAAPAESVESAPAESSAPSQGGGSATPILMPELGESVTEGTVTRWLKNVGDKVEVDEPIVEVSTDKVDTEIPSPVAGTLLSITANEDDVVEVGGELAKIGDAGAAAEPKPEPKPEPKAEPKPEPKPEPKPEPKAEPKPEPKPEPKPEPKAEPAPAASSDGSPYVTPLVRKLAAENGIDLSTVKGTGVGGRIRKQDVLAAAEKAKEAKQAPAASPAAAAPAAPAAASATPAPALAHLRGTTQKANRIRQITAKKTRESLQATAQLTQTHEVDMTKIVALRARAKAEFAEREGVNLTFLPFIARAVIDALKIHPNVNASYNEDTKEITYYDAEHLGFAVDTDQGLLSPVIHNAGDLSLGGLARAIADIAARARSGNLKPDELAGGTFTITNIGSQGALFDTPILVPPQAAMLGTGAIVKRPRVIVDEYGNESIGVRSVCYLPLTYDHRLIDGADAGRFLTTIKRRLEEGAFEADLGL; from the coding sequence ATGGCCATCTCCGTCCAGATGCCCGCACTAGGTGAGAGTGTCACAGAGGGGACGGTGACCCGCTGGCTCAAGCAGGAGGGCGACACCGTCGAACTCGACGAGCCACTGCTCGAGGTGTCCACCGACAAGGTCGACACCGAGATCCCCTCCCCGGCCGCCGGTGTGTTGACGAAGATCGTCGCGCAGGAGGACGACACCGTGGAGATCGGTGGCGAACTCGCGGTGATCGGCGAGGCCGGCGAGGCATCCGCCGAGGCACCCTCTGAAGACTCCGCCCCGGCTCCCGAGCCTGAGCCCGAACCCGAGCCCCAGCAGACCCAGCCGACCGCGGCCCCGGCGGAATCCGTCGAGTCCGCGCCTGCCGAATCGTCGGCCCCGTCGCAGGGCGGCGGGTCGGCCACCCCGATCCTGATGCCCGAGTTGGGCGAGTCGGTCACCGAGGGCACCGTGACCCGCTGGCTGAAGAACGTCGGCGACAAGGTCGAGGTCGACGAGCCGATCGTCGAGGTGTCCACCGACAAGGTCGACACCGAGATCCCGTCACCGGTGGCGGGCACGCTGCTGTCGATCACCGCCAACGAGGACGACGTCGTCGAGGTCGGCGGCGAGCTGGCGAAGATCGGCGACGCCGGCGCGGCGGCCGAGCCGAAGCCCGAGCCGAAACCCGAGCCCAAGGCCGAGCCGAAGCCCGAACCCAAGCCGGAACCTAAGCCCGAGCCCAAGGCCGAACCCAAGCCGGAACCGAAGCCCGAACCCAAGCCTGAGCCCAAGGCCGAGCCCGCCCCCGCGGCGAGCTCCGACGGTTCCCCCTATGTCACTCCGCTGGTGCGGAAGTTGGCCGCGGAGAACGGGATCGACCTCTCCACGGTCAAGGGCACCGGTGTCGGTGGCCGCATCCGCAAGCAGGACGTGCTCGCGGCCGCCGAGAAGGCCAAGGAGGCCAAGCAGGCTCCGGCAGCCTCCCCCGCCGCGGCGGCGCCCGCGGCCCCGGCTGCCGCATCGGCCACGCCTGCCCCGGCGCTCGCACACCTGCGCGGCACCACGCAGAAGGCGAACCGGATCCGTCAGATCACCGCGAAGAAGACGCGTGAGTCGCTGCAGGCCACCGCGCAGCTGACGCAGACCCACGAGGTCGACATGACCAAGATCGTGGCGCTGCGGGCCCGCGCCAAGGCCGAGTTCGCCGAGCGCGAAGGCGTCAACCTCACGTTCCTGCCGTTCATCGCGCGTGCGGTGATCGACGCGTTGAAGATCCACCCCAACGTCAACGCCAGCTACAACGAGGACACCAAGGAGATCACCTACTACGACGCCGAGCACCTCGGCTTCGCGGTGGACACCGACCAGGGTCTGCTGTCGCCGGTGATCCACAACGCCGGTGACCTCTCGCTGGGCGGCCTGGCGCGCGCGATCGCCGATATCGCCGCCCGCGCCCGGTCGGGCAACCTCAAGCCCGATGAGCTGGCCGGTGGCACCTTCACGATCACCAACATCGGCAGCCAGGGCGCGCTGTTCGACACCCCGATCCTGGTTCCGCCGCAGGCGGCGATGCTGGGCACGGGTGCCATCGTCAAGCGGCCGCGCGTGATCGTCGACGAGTACGGCAACGAGTCGATCGGTGTCCGGTCGGTGTGCTACCTGCCGCTCACCTACGACCACCGCCTGATCGACGGCGCCGACGCCGGACGGTTCCTGACCACGATCAAGCGCAGGCTCGAAGAGGGCGCGTTCGAGGCCGACCTGGGTTTGTGA
- a CDS encoding SDR family oxidoreductase: MHTFVTSQDGTRIAVYQQGDPERPTIVMAHGWPDSHVLWDGVVRELGDRYRIVRYDNRGAGASDVPKATSAYTMERFADDFSAVIDAVSPDAPVHVLAHDWGSVGIWEYLSRQGSAARMVSFTSVSGPSTDHYGAYVRRGLARPYRPVQFARAVNLASRFSYWIPFSIPVLAPALMRRGAARRLQAIDTPGPKFQSENLDIDAANSLKIYRANAIRSFTHVRRDHYVQVPVQLICNRKDPVVRGEGYRDESKWVPLLWRRDLDAGHWAPFSHPRAIAQAVGEFVDHMEGAPPARALRRAEVARPRKAFSDTLVSVTGAASGIGRATALEFARLGAEIVVSDIDEAGAKATATAIDEAGGVAHAYGLDVADPDAVQRFVDDVCATHGVPDIVVNNAGIGHAGNFLDTPADQYERVLEVNFGGVVNCCRAFGRRLVEQGTGGHIVNVASMAAYSPAGSMNAYATSKAAVFMFSDCLRAELAHAGIGVTTLCPGMIDTGIVDTTRFDVPAHKAGQVEARRAQVKKTFQARRYGPEKVAKAVTSAVSRNQALRPVTPEAYVAYGVSRLFPAALRRAARSQVL, translated from the coding sequence ATGCACACCTTCGTCACCAGCCAGGACGGCACGCGCATCGCGGTCTACCAGCAGGGCGACCCCGAGCGGCCCACCATCGTGATGGCCCACGGCTGGCCTGACTCGCACGTGTTGTGGGACGGCGTCGTGCGTGAGCTGGGGGACCGGTACCGCATCGTGCGCTACGACAACCGTGGCGCGGGCGCCTCCGACGTGCCCAAGGCGACGTCGGCATACACGATGGAACGCTTCGCCGACGACTTCTCGGCCGTGATCGACGCGGTGAGCCCCGACGCGCCCGTGCACGTGCTCGCCCACGACTGGGGCTCGGTGGGGATTTGGGAGTACCTGAGCCGGCAGGGATCGGCGGCACGCATGGTGTCGTTCACGTCGGTGTCGGGGCCCAGCACCGACCATTACGGCGCCTACGTGCGACGCGGCCTGGCCCGGCCGTACCGCCCCGTCCAGTTCGCCAGGGCCGTCAACCTGGCTTCGCGGTTCAGCTACTGGATCCCGTTCTCGATCCCCGTGCTCGCGCCCGCGCTGATGCGCCGCGGGGCGGCGCGCCGCCTGCAGGCCATCGACACACCCGGACCCAAATTCCAGTCCGAGAACCTCGACATCGACGCCGCGAACTCGCTGAAGATCTACCGCGCCAACGCGATCCGCTCGTTCACCCACGTGCGCCGCGACCACTACGTGCAGGTGCCCGTGCAGTTGATCTGCAACCGCAAGGATCCCGTGGTGCGTGGCGAGGGCTACCGCGACGAGTCCAAGTGGGTGCCGCTGCTGTGGCGCCGTGACCTCGACGCCGGGCACTGGGCGCCGTTCTCGCACCCGCGCGCCATCGCGCAGGCCGTCGGCGAGTTCGTCGACCACATGGAAGGCGCGCCACCGGCCCGCGCCCTGCGCCGGGCCGAGGTGGCCAGGCCGCGAAAGGCTTTCAGCGACACGCTCGTATCGGTGACAGGTGCCGCGAGCGGCATCGGACGTGCCACGGCGCTGGAGTTCGCCAGGCTGGGCGCCGAGATCGTGGTCAGCGACATCGACGAGGCCGGGGCGAAAGCCACGGCGACCGCGATCGACGAGGCCGGCGGGGTGGCCCACGCCTACGGTCTCGACGTCGCCGATCCCGATGCCGTGCAGCGGTTCGTCGACGACGTGTGCGCGACGCACGGCGTGCCCGACATCGTGGTCAACAACGCGGGCATCGGGCATGCGGGTAATTTCCTGGACACCCCGGCCGACCAGTACGAGCGGGTGCTCGAGGTCAACTTCGGCGGGGTGGTCAACTGCTGCCGCGCCTTCGGGCGCCGCCTGGTCGAGCAGGGCACAGGCGGACACATCGTCAACGTCGCGTCCATGGCGGCCTACTCACCCGCCGGGTCGATGAACGCCTACGCCACGAGCAAGGCCGCGGTCTTCATGTTCTCCGACTGCCTGCGCGCCGAACTCGCCCACGCCGGGATCGGCGTCACCACACTGTGCCCGGGCATGATCGACACCGGGATCGTCGACACCACACGGTTCGACGTGCCCGCGCACAAGGCGGGGCAGGTCGAGGCGCGGCGGGCCCAGGTCAAGAAGACCTTCCAGGCCCGCCGCTACGGGCCCGAGAAGGTCGCCAAGGCCGTCACCTCCGCGGTGTCGCGCAACCAGGCGCTGCGGCCGGTGACCCCGGAAGCCTATGTGGCCTACGGGGTCTCACGCCTGTTCCCGGCCGCGCTGCGCCGCGCGGCCCGCTCCCAGGTGCTCTAG
- a CDS encoding branched-chain amino acid aminotransferase: protein MNSGPLEFTVSANTNPATDAVRESILANPGFGKYYTDHMVSIDYTVDEGWHNAQVIPYGPIQLDPSAIVLHYGQEIFEGLKAYRWADGSIVSFRPEANAARLQSSARRLAIPELPEEVFIESLRQLIAVDEKWVPPAGGEESLYLRPFVIATEPGLGVRPSNEYRYLLIASPAGAYFKGGIKPVSVWLSHEYVRASPGGTGAAKFGGNYAASLLAQAQAAEMGCDQVVWLDAIERRYVEEMGGMNLFFVFGSGGSARLVTPELSGSLLPGITRDSLLQLATDAGFAVEERKIDVDEWQKKAGAGEITEVFACGTAAVITPVSHVKHHDGEFTIADGQPGEITMALRDTLTGIQRGTFVDTHGWMARLN from the coding sequence ATGAATAGCGGTCCGCTCGAGTTCACGGTTTCTGCCAACACGAATCCGGCGACCGATGCGGTACGCGAATCCATCCTCGCCAACCCCGGTTTCGGCAAGTACTACACCGACCACATGGTGTCGATCGACTACACCGTGGACGAGGGCTGGCACAACGCGCAGGTGATCCCGTACGGCCCGATCCAGCTGGATCCGTCGGCCATCGTGCTGCACTACGGCCAGGAGATCTTCGAGGGTCTCAAGGCCTACCGCTGGGCCGACGGCTCCATCGTGTCGTTCCGCCCCGAGGCCAACGCGGCGCGTCTGCAGTCCTCGGCGCGCCGGCTCGCGATCCCCGAATTGCCCGAAGAGGTGTTCATCGAGTCGCTGCGCCAGTTGATCGCGGTCGACGAGAAGTGGGTGCCGCCCGCCGGTGGTGAAGAGTCGCTCTACCTGCGGCCCTTCGTCATCGCCACGGAGCCCGGCCTGGGTGTGCGCCCGTCCAATGAGTACCGCTACCTGCTGATCGCCTCACCAGCGGGCGCCTACTTCAAGGGCGGCATCAAGCCCGTGAGCGTGTGGCTGTCGCACGAGTACGTGCGGGCCTCTCCCGGCGGTACCGGTGCGGCCAAGTTCGGCGGCAACTACGCGGCGTCGCTGCTGGCGCAGGCGCAGGCCGCGGAGATGGGCTGCGATCAGGTTGTGTGGCTCGACGCGATCGAGCGCCGCTACGTCGAAGAGATGGGCGGCATGAACCTGTTCTTCGTGTTCGGCAGCGGAGGCTCGGCACGCCTGGTCACCCCGGAGCTGTCCGGTTCGTTGCTGCCGGGCATCACGCGGGACTCGTTGCTGCAGTTGGCAACCGATGCGGGCTTCGCGGTCGAGGAGCGCAAGATCGACGTCGACGAGTGGCAGAAGAAGGCTGGCGCGGGCGAGATCACCGAGGTGTTCGCGTGCGGCACGGCCGCGGTCATCACTCCGGTGTCGCACGTCAAGCACCACGACGGCGAGTTCACCATCGCCGACGGCCAACCAGGTGAGATCACCATGGCGCTGCGCGACACCCTGACCGGGATCCAGCGCGGTACGTTCGTCGACACCCACGGCTGGATGGCCCGGCTGAACTAG